The DNA segment GGTGAAAAGCAGCAGCGCCGGCGGCAGAAACAGCAGGATGACGGGCATGCGGCCGCGCGCGGCCGGCGATTTTCGACGCGCTGCGGGTTTCGCTCTGGCGATGGTCGGTATGGCGGTCGTTGCGCTGACATCGGTCATGGGCGGTCTCGACAATTGCAGTTCAAAGAAAAACCGGCGCCGGCACAAGGGAGAGGCCGGCGCCGGATGGTGCTAGAGCTGGTCCTGCTCGAAGGCGTCCTGGACCTGCTGCGCGCCATCCTTCGGTGCGATCTGGCCCGAGACGATGCCGACCGAGATGTCGTTGACGACGCGGCCGACGGAGGGGCCGAGATCCTGGTCGAAGAAGTTCTGGTGCCAGGTCGAATGCGCCAGTTGGTCGGCCGAGGCGTGCATCAACGGGCTCTTGACGCCGTCTTCCGCGCCGACGGCGACCGGGATGATCATGCCGGCCTGCGCCATGGTGCGTTCGTTCTCGGCATTGGTCAGATAGGCCAGGAAATCGAGGGTTTCAGGCGGGGCCTTCTTGGTCACGGCCCAGCCGTTCAGACCGCCGAGCGTATCGGTCGGAAGACCGGCGCCACCGGTAATCGCCGGGAAGGCGAAGCGGCCGATATTGTCGTCGGCGAGACCCTTGCCGTCGCCGGCATTGGTGCGCTGGTTGGCGGCGGTGTTTTCGAAGCCAAGGATCATCGCAGCCTTGCCGTCGCCGAAGACGCCGAGCGCCTGCGGCCAGGTGGTGCCGAGATAGCCGGGCTGGAACGGCTCGAGCTTGCCGAGTTCGGCAAGCTGCTCGCCGGCCTTGATGATCGCCGGATCATTGAAGCCATTGCCCTCGCCGCTCTTGGCCGCGGAAAAAACCTTCTGGCCGCCGTCACGCATCACCAGATAGCTCCAATAGAAATGGATCGGCCACTTCTCGCCGCCGCCGCCGGCGATCGGCACGATACCGGCCGCTTTGATCTTCTTGACGGCGGCCAGATAGTCGTCCCAGCTCTTGATAGCATTGGCGTCGACGCCGGCCTTGGCGAACAAGGCCTTGTTATAGAAGAAGGAAACGGTGCCGAGCTTGTAAGGCACGGCACTGATCTTATTGTCGAAGGTCAGGCCTTTCACTGCCGCAGGATTATAGCTCTTCACCCAGGCGTCATCCTTGGCGTTCATCGCCGCGGTCAGGTCCATCAGCGTGCCGGTTGCCTGCTGCTGCTTCAACACACCACCGCCCCAACTAAAGAAGAAATCGGGAGCGTCGTTCGATTGCAGCAGCGTCGGCAGCTTGGCCTTGAAGGCTTCATTCGCCAGGAACTGCATTTCGATCTTCACGCCCGGATGCTGGGCTTCATATTGATCGGCGATCTTGCGCCAGACGGCGATGTAGTTCGGATCGAGCTCCAGGTGCAGCCACTTGACGACCGTATCCGCCGCAGCGCTCGTGGCGCCGGCAAGCATGACAAGCCCCGTGGCAGCGGCGATCGCAGCAACACGCGCACCGCGAAGGGCCTTCGCCCCGCGTTCATACAGCATGATTTTCTCCTCCCAAGGGAACAAGAGCCTCAATAATTTTTCCCTTATGCGGATTAATTCAGCGGAGCTTTGCTGAAATGTCAACCACCATCGCTAAATTTTCGGCGAAGTGACTGGGAAACGGCTTGACATCAGGCCATAAGCATAGGTTATTTAATTCGTATCCCGTCAAAAATATCAGGCCGCAGCCGAGCGGATTCGTCATTCGGCACCATTCACATGAAAACAGCAGACCCCGAGCTTATGCGGGCAATCAACCGCTTCAACGTGCTGGATACGATCCGGCGGGCGGGTTCGATCGCGCGTATCGAAATCAGCGAGCGCACCCAGCTTTCGACCACGACCGTATCGGCGATCACCGCTTCGCTGCTCGATGACGGCCTGATCCTGGCGCGCACCGAAGGCGACCTGCGTGAAGCCGCCGCCCGTGGGCGGCCGCGCGTCATGCTGGAGCTCAATCCGGACGCCGCCCGCGTCGTCGGCGCAAAAATCGCCGCGAACCGCATGGTCTTCGTCGTCGCCGATTTCCGCGGCGAAGTGCAGTCGACGCTGACGCTCGCCCTTCGCGTCGACCGGCAGCCGATCAGCGTCATCGCCGACCTGATCGAGGACGGGGTGCGCCGCTGCGTCGTCGATGCCAATCTCGCGCTCGATGAAATCGATTCGGTCTGCCTCGGCCTGCCCGGCGTCATCGAACACCGCACCGGCCATGTGCGCTCTAGCCCGATTTTCCGCGAGAGCGGCGTCGATTTCGCCAGGGAAATGTCGGAGCGGCTGGGTGTTACCACCATCGTCGAAAGCGATGCCCATGCGATCACGCTGGCGCATCATTGGTTCGGCGAGGCGAGAGATCTTGACGACATGGTGCTGGTGTCGCTGGAACAGACGCTTGGCCTCGGCGTGCTGCATGGCGGCCAATTGTTTCGCGGCGCCGGCGGCTTGAGTCATAATCTCGGCGACCTCACGCTCGGCATCGGGCCGCAGGGCACGGTCAGGCTCGCGAGCCTGGCGGGCGAAAGCGCGATCCTCGGCGACCAGCCGAGCGGCGGCCGCTTTGCCGAAGCCATCCGCCTCGGCCGCGGCATGGCGCATGCCAAAACATTGATTGCCGCCGAAGACAACGCGCTGATCGGCGCGGCGATCCGCGCCGGCGAAGCCTGCGGCATGGCGCTAGCCAATATCGTCACGCTGTTTGCGCCGCCGCGCGTTATCCTCGTCGGCTCGAGCCTCGCGCTCGGCCAACCCTTCCTCGACAGCCTGAGAGAGGCCTATTCGCTGGCAATCCCGCCATCGATCAAGGGCGTGACCGAACTCGTCTTCGACCAGTCGACAGATGAAACCTGGGCGCAGGGCGCGGCCGTTGTGGCGCTGCGCGAACTCTACGAATCTCCTTGGGGAACGACAGGGCCGGCACCGGCGCTCTGACCCCGCAAGGCATGCACGAACACTTCATTCGGAGGAAGCTTTATGGAAAAGGTCGGCATTGGCATTATCGGCTGCGGAAACATTTCCGGCGCCTATCTCACCGCGATGAAATCGTTCCCCATTCTCGACATCAAAGGGGTGGCCGACCTCAATCGCGAACTCGCCGAAGCCAAAGCCGCCGAATTTGGTCTGAAGGCCGTCGATGTCGCGGCCCTGTTTGCCGATCCCACGATCGAGATCATCGTCAACCTGACCATTCCGAAAGCACATGTCGCCGTCGGCCTGCAAGCGCTTGACGCCGGTAAGCACACCTATTCGGAAAAGCCGCTCGGCATCAACTTCGCGGAGGGCAAGAAGCTTGCGGATGCCGCGGCCGCCAAGGGCCTGCGCATCGGCGCTGCCCCGGACACCTTCCTCGGCGGCGGCCACCAGACGGCGCGCGCGATCATCGACGAAGGCGCGATCGGCATCCCGGTCGGCGGCACCGCCACCTTCATGTGCCCCGGCCACGAGCGCTGGCATCCGAATCCGGCTTTCTATTATGAAGTCGGTGGCGGCCCGATGCTCGACATGGGACCTTACTACATCACCGACCTCGTCAACCTGCTCGGCCCCGTCTCCCAGGTCGCCGGCTTTGCCGTGACGCCACGCAAGGAGCGCATCATCACCAGCGAGCCGCGCAACGGCGAGCGCATCCCCGTGCATGTCGCCACCCATGTTGCCGGCGTCATGGCCTTCGCCAACGGTGCTGTCGTGCAGATCGGCATGAGCTTTGACGTTGCCGGCCACAAGCATGTGCCGCTCGAAGTCTATGGGACCGAAGGCACGCTGATCGTGCCTGATCCGAACCGTTTCGGCGGCCCGGTCGAATATCTCAAGAAAGGCGGCCAGTTCGAGGAACGCGAAGTCGCGGCCCCCTATGCCGACGGCAACTACCGTTCGCTCGGCGTCGCCGATCTGGCGCATGCCATCCGTTCCAACCGGCCGCACCGCGCCGATGGCAGCCTCGCGCTGCATGTGCTCGAAGTCATGGAAGCCTTCCAGACGGCCTCTGACACCGGCCGCACGATCGCCATCACGACGCAAACAGAGCGTCCGGCCCCTCTGTCCGAATCTCTGGTCGATGGACAGATCGGCCGCTAACGACACAGTTTCAGGAGGAATATCATGCGCGAAGCACTTATCGTCTGGGGCGGCTGGAGCGGTCACGAACCGCAGGAATGCGCCCATATCATCCGCGACGTGCTGGAAGAGGATGGCTTTAAGGTCTACCTCGAAAACAGCACCGAAGCCTTTGCCGACCCGTCGATCCATGACCTCAGCCTGGTCGTGCCGATCGTCACCATGTCGAAGATCGAGAAGGAAGAGGTGAAGAACCTCGCCGCCGCGATCGAAAGCGGCGTCGGCATCGCCGGCTATCACGGCGGCGCAGGCGACAGCTTCCGGGAATGCGTCGAGTATCAGTTCATTATCGGCGGCCAGTGGGTCGCCCATCCCGGCAACATCATCGACTACACGGTCAACATCACAAAATCGGATGACCCGATCATGGAGGGGATCACCGATTTCCCCTACACATCCGAGCAATATTACATGCATGTCGACCCGTCGAACGAGGTGCTGGCAACCACGACATTTACCGGCGATCATGCCTATTGGATCGACGGCGTCGTCATGCCGGTCGCCTGGAAGCGCAAATACGGCAAGGGCCGCGTCTTCTATTCCTCACTCGGCCACCAGGCCAAGGAATTCAACGTGCCGCAGATGAAAACCATCTTCCGCCGCGGCGCCAACTGGGCCGCGCGTTGAGAGCACCTGCCTCTATCTGATTTCCAAGCAAGAATTGCCCCTCACACAACCCTCTCCCGGCACGCGGGACAGGGCGGCCGCCCTTCGACAAGCTCACGAGCCGGATGAGGGGCTTCTCCGCACCTCCACCTTGCCACCTTGACCCGAACTGATAAAATATCGCCGGCACGCCACAAACGCTTGTGCTGCTTGCGCTTTTTTTGCTGTCGGGGGAGGACGGATGGACCAAGGCGCCACGGATGCACCCAACACGTCGACGGTCAGCTACGGCACCGAACCGGGTTTGCGTTTCGCTTCCCAGCTCGACGGACGTGGCGGCTGCAAGCAGCTCTGCATGGAAGAGCTCAGCGAGTGGAAGCATGGGCAGGGTGTGACTTGGCTACATCTCGAGCGCGACCATCCTGCCGCAGCCGACTGGGTCATGCATAAAAGCGGCTTCGACCCCTTCGTCATCGAAGCCCTGCTGGAGGAGGATTCGCGCCCTCGCGTCGAACCGGTGGGCGACGGGCTATTGATCATCCTGCGCGGCGTCTGCGCGACATCGCCGGACGGCGCGACGCAGAAACCCGCCGATATCGACCTTGTGCCCCTGCATCTCTGGGTCGATGGCGAGCGCATCGTTTCGCTCCGCGACAGCGGCCACTACATTACGGCGCTGCGCGATATCCGTCTGTCGTTGGAAAAGAAAAAAGGGCCGCAGCGCACCGGCGACCTGCTCGCCTTGATCGGCGACAAGCTGGTGCGCGACCTCGAACCCGTGCTCGACGCCATGGATGAAGAGGTGGACGAACTCGACGAACTGATCTTTCACGGCGAAGCCGGCCAAGTGCGCGAGCGCCTGAAACTGCTGCGCCGGCGAGCCGTGCAGCTTCGCCGTTATCTGGCGCCGCAACGTGATGCCCTAAACCGCATCGAGCATGACGATGCGCCCTGGCTTGCCGAGCGCGACAAGCTGCGCATGCGCGAAGTGATCGACAAGCTGATGCGCTACATCGAATATCTCGACGCCATCCGCGACCGCACCAGCATCCTGCACGACGACTTGTCGACCGTCATCAGCGAGCGCATCGCCCGCAATTCCAACCGCCTTGCCGCCCTCGCAGCCCTGCTTTTGCCGCCGAGCGTTGTGGCCGGCCTCTTCGGCATGAATGTCGGTGGCATCCCCGGCGTCAACGACACCTGGGCCTTCGTTATCATCGTCGTCTTCGTAACGATCACCTCGATCGCGACCCTCTGGGTGCTGAAGCGTATCAACTGGCTTTAGGCCACTCTGGTCCTGCCGGTCAGCGCGCCGAGCCGCCGTCGACGACAGGACAATCCTTCCAGCACCCGCACCAGCACAGCATATGCACGATCCCCGGGATCACCGCCGGTCATCGACACGCCGCGCCTCGCCCCCGCCCTGCGACGAACGCGGCTGGGATCGCCTCCTGATTAAGGCTTGACCAATTTCGGGAAAGAGCATTACTTTGGATCCATGGATCCAAAGTCTATTTTCAGCGAGCTGCGGGACGAGATTGAGTCAGGTGAATTGGCACCAGGCTCCGTTCTCAAGCAGGAATCGATCGCCGAGCGTTTCGGGGTCAGCCGCCAACCGGTCAGGCAGGCCCTGGACCGCTTACTTGGGAGTGGCTTGGTCGTGCGGCGTCCGGATCGAAGTCTGGCGGTAGCGATCCTCTCGGAAGGGGAGGCAAGTGAACTTACCGAGCTTCGGGCTATTCTGGAGGTCGCCGCCTTGGAGCAGTCGGTGCCGTTGCTTTTGCCTTCCGCCTTGCGGAAGGCTGAAAGGCTCAACGATGGGCTATTCGCAGAGTACGATCCGGTAGGGATTGAGGAGCTGGACCAACAGTTTCACCTGACCCTGTATAGCGGGTGCGAAAATACGCGATTGCTGAGAACCATTGCAACGCTTCGACGAGAATCTCGGCGGGCATGCCTTCATCAAAAGCGTGGCGCCCAGGAGCGCATTGATTTTTTCGAGGAACACGCCGCGATCGTTGCCGCTTGTGTCAGGGGAGATGTCGACGCTGCCGCGCAGCATCTTCGCCACCATCTCACTCAAACGACTGCAAGACTTCTTTCCATGCCGACAAAGGATGATCTGATATGAAGATGACCGTCGAGGTACATTGGGAGCGCGAAGGAGCAGTCTTCACCGACAAGCGTTACAGCCGCGCGCACATTTGGCGCTTTGACGGCGGCCAAGTCGTGCCGGCGTCGGCTTCGCCGCATATCGTTCCGCTTCCTTATTCCGTGGAAGCCAATGTCGATCCAGAGGAGGCCTACATCGCGGCGATTTCCAGTTGCCACATGTTGACCTTTCTCTCGCTCGCCGCACCCAAGCGGATCGTCGTCGAGAGCTATACCGACAAGGCGATCGGCGTGATGGAAAAGGTCGACGGAAAATTGATCGTCAGCCGCGTTGAGCTCAATCCGACCATCGTCTATGCCGGGGAACCGCCAACCGCCGCAATGCAAGCAGAACTGCACCACCTGGCGCATGAACAGTGCTTCATTGCCAATTCCGTCAAGACGGAAATCCAGGTCGCCGCCGCTTGAGGTATCCATTCCGCCAAGGCGATTGATCGGAGGATGTTTCGGACAGGCTTGCGGGTTTCGAGCCTGATCTGCATTTTATTCGCCCCGCGCGGCACAGCCAACGGTCTGCTCGAGTAGGCCGCGTGATCCAGGTTTCGGCCACGCTTCCGGCAAACTTTATTGCTTTCGAATACGCGACAGGCGATCCCGACTGGTGGTATGACGTTGCCGAAGGCCTGTCGGAGGTGATCGTCAAGAACGGTTTCATCGATGTCATCGATCGGTCGTCGATCTTAATCCGGAAAAGGCCAGGCGCTATCTTGCCGAGGACGATCGCGACTTTTTCGCCAGATTCTTCGGCCCTATTCGTGCGGTAAAGCCAGGTCTGCGGTACAAAATCGCCGCCTCGGCTTTCTGTATTCGGAGTGACTTTCAGCCATTTTCAGTGTCGCCTAAACAGTTATGCTGCGGATGAAGGCGCATACCCTGATGTCGGTTTCGGCCGGAAATTGCGACCCGCCCAATTTTCGTTTGACATTCCTTTATCTTCATTTATCGTCATTCTAGTTTCGGTTTTCGCATGAGGGGTAGAAATCGAAACGAGGGGAGAGGTAATTGTCCAGAGCTCAAATCGACGTCACGGATGTCATTGGTTGCTGCGTGAGCCGCAGTCCGGTCGAGCGCGTCTGCCGCGTTCCGAACCGTGCTCGCCTCGGTTTGCGTCATCGCGAATCCCTCGCATCCGGATCGACGCAATTTACTTCTCCACAACCATCCCGCCGCCGCTCCCGAATCTGTCGAAGGAACGGGGCATTCGGACAGTAAAGGCATAAACGATCGCGGCGGGTTTATATCCTCCAGATCGCTACCCAATGGGCAACAAAACAGGCCTTACGGCCAGCAATCCGTCGCAGCGTCCCCATACGATGCATGGAAGGAGCATATGGTGCTTGAACTCAGAAACGTGTCGAAGGCGGTCGGCGGCGAAACGCACATTGCCGAAACGAACCTGACGCTGCAGCGCGGCACGCTGAATGTCCTCCTCGGACCGACGCTTTCAGGCAAGACGTCGCTGATGCGGCTGATGGCCGGGCTGGACAAGCCGACTTCGGGCACGATCCACGTCGACGGCGCCGATGTCACGGGCGTGCCCGTGCAGCGCCGCAACGTCGCCATGGTCTACCAGCAATTCATCAACTATCCCGCCATGACCGTTTACGACAATATCGCATCGCCGATGCGCCTCGGCGGCATCGATGCGGCGACGATCGACCGCGAAGTGAAGAAAGCGGCCGATCTTCTGCGGCTCGGCCCCTTCCTTGATCGTCTGCCGCTCAGCCTCTCCGGCGGCCAGCAGCAGCGCACGGCGCTTGCCCGCGCCATCGTCAAGAATGCAGGCCTGGTGCTGCTCGATGAGCCGCTCGCCAATCTCGACTATAAACTGCGCGAAGAGCTGCGCGCCGAACTGCCGAAAATCTTCGCCGAATCCGGCGCCATCTTCGTCTACGCCACGACCGAACCCTCGGAAGCGCTGCTTTTGGGCGGCAATACCGCGACCCTGTCGGAAGGCAAGATCACCCAGTTCGGACCGACCATCGATGTCTTCCGCAGGCCGAAGGACCTGATCACCGCCGTCACCTTCGCCGATCCGCCGCTGAACACGATCTCGCTCGACAAGCGCGGCAATCTCTTCGTGCTGAACGGCGATATGAGCCTGCCCGTACCGCCGGGCCTAGAAAGCCAGCCGGACGGCCCCTACACCATCGCCTTCCAGCCGCACCATCTGGCGCTGAAGCCGCAGACCTCCGAAGCGGTCGCAGCGCCGGCAAGGGTGATGGTGACCGAGATCACCGGTTCGGAAAGCTTCATCCACATCGATTTCGCCGACCGGCGCTGGGTCATGCTGATCCAGGGCGTCGAGGACATCGATGTCGACGACTCGATCGATGTCTACATCGACCCGCGCCACATCATGGTGTTCGACACCAACGGCGCCGCAGTCACACCCGCCCTGCAACGGGCTGCCTGAGGAGAGACAGGGCCAATGGCACGCATCGACCTGGACCATATACGACACGCCTATAACGACCACCCCAAATCCGATGCGGACTATGCGCTGAAGGAAGTTCATCATAGCTGGGAGGACGGCAGCGCCTATGCTTTGCTCGGACCGTCCGGCTGCGGCAAGACCACCCTGCTCAACATCGTTTCCGGCCTCGTGCGCGCCTCGGAAGGCCGCATCCTCTTCGACGGCAAGGACGTGACCAAACTGTCGACGCAGGAGCGCAACATTGCCCAGGTCTTCCAGTTTCCGGTCGTCTACGACACGATGACGGTTTATGAAAACCTCGCTTTCCCCTTGCGCAACCGACACGTTCCGGAAGCCGAAGTGAAGCGCAAGGTCGATGAGATCATCGAGATGATCGGCCTCTCCGACAGTGCCCATCGCAAGGCGCGCGGATTGACGGCCGATGCCAAGCAGAAAATCTCTCTCGGCCGCGGCCTGGTGCGCTCCGATGTCAGCGCCATCCTGTTCGACGAACCGCTGACGGTCATCGACCCACATATGAAATGGGTGCTGCGTTCGCAATTGAAGCAGCTCCACCGCCGCTTCGGCTTCACCATGGTCTATGTCACCCACGATCAGACGGAGGCGCTGACTTTCGCCGACAAGGTCGTGGTGATGTATAACGGCGAGGTGGTGCAGATCGGCACGCCGAACGATCTCTTCGAGCGGCCGCGCCACACCTTCGTCGGCTATTTCATCGGTTCACCGGGCATGAACGTCATGCCTGTGCAGATCGAGGGCCGCAACGCCCGTCTCGCCGGCAGCACCGTCGCGCTGCCTGGCGCCCCCATCAATGGACAGGGCGGCAAGACCGAACTTGGCATCCGCCCGGAATTCGTCCGCCTCGGCCGCGAGGGCATGCCGGCGACCGTGACCAAGGTCGAGGACCTTGGCCGCCGCAAGGTGGTGCGCGCCAGACTGGAAGGGCAGGAGATCACCGCAATCATCGGTGAGGACCAGACCGTGCCGGCCGAACCGCACATCGCCTTCGATCCCGCCGGCATCAATATCTACGCCAACTCCTGGCGCGTCGAGATGGGAGCCTGATCATGGACAAGACCTGGAACAACAAAGCCTGGTTCATGCTCATTCCCGTACTGCTGCTGGTCGGCTTCTCGGCCGTCATCCCGCTGATGACGGTGGTGAACTATTCGGTGCAGGACACCTTCGGCAACAACGTCTTCTTCTGGGCGGGAACACAGTGGTTTGAGGAGATCCTTCATTCCAGCCGCTTCTGGGATTCGATGCTCCGCAACCTGATCTTCTCCTTCGTCATCCTGGCGATCGAGGTGCCGCTCGGCATCTTCATCGCTCTCAACATGCCGAAGAAGGGTATCGGCGTCCCCGTTTGCCTGGTCTTGATGGCACTGCCGCTGCTGATCCCGTGGAATGTCGTCGGGACGATTTGGCAGGTGTTCGGCCGCAGCGATATCGGCCTGATGGGCTACGTCCTCGTCGGCCTCGGCATCGACTACAACTACGTCTCCGATCCGGCCGATGCCTGGGCAACGATTATCATCATGGATGTCTGGCACTGGACCAGCCTCGTCGTGCTGCTCTGCTATGCCGGCCTCGCCTCCATTCCCGATGCCTTCTACCAGGCCGCCAAGATCGACGGCGCCTCGCGCTGGTCCGTCTTCCGCTACATCCAGCTCCCGAAGATGAACCGCGTGCTATTGATCGCCGTGCTCCTGCGCTTCATGGACAGTTTCATGATCTATACCGAACCCTTCGTCGTCACCGGCGGCGGCCCTGGCAATTCAACGACCTTCCTGTCGATCGATCTCGTCAAGATGGCCCTTGGCCAGTTCGATCTCGGCCCGGCAGCGGCAATGTCGCTGATCTACTTCCTGATCGTGCTTCTGCTGTCCTGGGTCTTCTACACCGTCATGACCAATTATGATGCGGGAGAGACGCGATGAGCGGCAAACCTCTTACGACCTCCGCAGGCGATAACACGATGAACAAGATAGCGGCTTCCAGCCCCGTCGCCGGTGTTACCGCGACGACCGGCACGCAGCCGGTGAGCCGACATAAAGAGGAAGGGCGCTGGTCCTGGGTGGTGCCGACGCTCTACATCATCTTCCTGCTGCTGCCGATCTACTGGCTCGTCAATATGAGCTTCAAGACCAATGAGGAGATCGTCAGCGGGTTGACGCTTTATCCGCACCAGCCGACGCTGCGCAATTACACGATCATCTTCACCGATCCGTCCTGGTATAAGGGCTATATCAACTCCATCACCTATGTCGTCATGAACATGGTGATCTCGGTTGCCTGCGCGCTGCCCGCAGCTTACGCCTTCTCGCGCTACCGCTTCCTCGGCGACAAGCACGTCTTCTTCTGGCTGCTGACCAACCGCATGGCGCCGCCGGCGGTCTTCGCGCTGCCCTTCTTCCAGCTCTATTCGGCCTTCGGCCTGATCGACACTCATATCGCGGTAGCCCTGGCGCACTGCCTGTTCAACGTGCCGCTGGCGGTCTGGATCCTTGAAGGTTTCATGTCCGGCGTGCCGAAGGAGATCGACGAGACGGCCTATATCGACGGCTATTCGTTCCCGCGCTTCTTCATCAAGATCTTCATTCCCTTGATCGCAAGCGGCATCGGTGTCGCCGCCTTCTTCTGCTTCATGTTCTCCTGGGTGGAACTGCTGATCGCCCGCACGCTGACCACGACCGACGCAAAGCCGATCGCCGCCATCATGACGCGCACGGTCTCGGCCGCCGGCATGGACTGGGGCCTGCTTGCCGCCGCCGGCGTGCTGACGCTGATCCCCGGCGCGCTCGTCATCTATTTCGTCCGCAATTACATCGCCAAGGGCTTCGCGCTCGGCCGCGTCTAAGAGGAAACCGCCATGAATACCGATTTCTCCTGGATGGCCTGGACGCTGCCGACGGTCCTGTTTTTCGTGACCATTCTGCTGCTTCTGCTCGGCATGGCCATTTGGGAATATTTTTCGCCCGGCGGTAATCCGCGCGTCGGCATCCTGCATTTTGAAACAACGCGCGGCGACCGGCTGTTCGTCTCGCTGCTCGGCGCTGCCTTCATTCATATTGCGTGGTTGGGCCTGGGAGGGCCGAACCTGTGGTGGGCGGTCGCCATTTCTGTCGTCTACGCGATCGGCGTTTTCCGTCTGGTCTAGCGCGGTTTCAAGGAGTTACCGCGCCCTTTGCCCGTCTCGGACACATGGCGCAGTAAGATAAGTCGATGCGGATGGCTGGGGGTCTGGCCGTCTGACAATACACTCGCAACCTGTAGGGAGGAATATATGCGACGGCATCTCTTAACAACGACGGCAGTCGTGATGCTGGCTTTGGCCGGATCGGCTAATGCCGGCATGAACGAAGCCAAGGCATTTCTGGACAAGGAGATCGGCGATCTCTCGACGCTCTCGCGC comes from the Rhizobium sp. NXC24 genome and includes:
- a CDS encoding ABC transporter ATP-binding protein; the encoded protein is MARIDLDHIRHAYNDHPKSDADYALKEVHHSWEDGSAYALLGPSGCGKTTLLNIVSGLVRASEGRILFDGKDVTKLSTQERNIAQVFQFPVVYDTMTVYENLAFPLRNRHVPEAEVKRKVDEIIEMIGLSDSAHRKARGLTADAKQKISLGRGLVRSDVSAILFDEPLTVIDPHMKWVLRSQLKQLHRRFGFTMVYVTHDQTEALTFADKVVVMYNGEVVQIGTPNDLFERPRHTFVGYFIGSPGMNVMPVQIEGRNARLAGSTVALPGAPINGQGGKTELGIRPEFVRLGREGMPATVTKVEDLGRRKVVRARLEGQEITAIIGEDQTVPAEPHIAFDPAGINIYANSWRVEMGA
- a CDS encoding sugar ABC transporter permease, with translation MDKTWNNKAWFMLIPVLLLVGFSAVIPLMTVVNYSVQDTFGNNVFFWAGTQWFEEILHSSRFWDSMLRNLIFSFVILAIEVPLGIFIALNMPKKGIGVPVCLVLMALPLLIPWNVVGTIWQVFGRSDIGLMGYVLVGLGIDYNYVSDPADAWATIIIMDVWHWTSLVVLLCYAGLASIPDAFYQAAKIDGASRWSVFRYIQLPKMNRVLLIAVLLRFMDSFMIYTEPFVVTGGGPGNSTTFLSIDLVKMALGQFDLGPAAAMSLIYFLIVLLLSWVFYTVMTNYDAGETR
- a CDS encoding carbohydrate ABC transporter permease, with amino-acid sequence MSGKPLTTSAGDNTMNKIAASSPVAGVTATTGTQPVSRHKEEGRWSWVVPTLYIIFLLLPIYWLVNMSFKTNEEIVSGLTLYPHQPTLRNYTIIFTDPSWYKGYINSITYVVMNMVISVACALPAAYAFSRYRFLGDKHVFFWLLTNRMAPPAVFALPFFQLYSAFGLIDTHIAVALAHCLFNVPLAVWILEGFMSGVPKEIDETAYIDGYSFPRFFIKIFIPLIASGIGVAAFFCFMFSWVELLIARTLTTTDAKPIAAIMTRTVSAAGMDWGLLAAAGVLTLIPGALVIYFVRNYIAKGFALGRV
- a CDS encoding DUF2160 domain-containing protein, whose amino-acid sequence is MNTDFSWMAWTLPTVLFFVTILLLLLGMAIWEYFSPGGNPRVGILHFETTRGDRLFVSLLGAAFIHIAWLGLGGPNLWWAVAISVVYAIGVFRLV